Genomic window (Phragmites australis chromosome 5, lpPhrAust1.1, whole genome shotgun sequence):
TAAACATGTTTAATATGAATTTCTACTATTTGAATACgtatagaaaataaattttacaCTTGAAACAAAGTAGAAAATAATTTTCGGAATTAAACACATACTACCGGAATATAATCATGGTTAAACATGTGAATTATAATATGTTTAAAGCCTTAAAACATTGAACTGTAAATTCCAGAAGTTTATTTAATATTACATCCAAAAGgacctatttttattttttaggacTATTGCATAAATTCTAGGGGAAAATAGGGGCATTGTTGTAATTTTGGGTCCTCAAGGACATGTTTGGAAATTCCAAGGGTCTTTTTATAATTTTGCAGAATTACGAGTGTCTTTTTTGCAAAATTGTTGGCTGTATTGGGCTCACATCCCCCGGATTGGTTGTCAATGGGCCGTGCCGCTCAGTTCGTGAGGCCCAAAGACCCATAGTTTACCGGCCTTGGCTCATCTGGCCCACCCCCTATGGCCGCCTTCAGTGGAGGTGGTGACATCCACCAGCAGTACTAGCCTGTCGGCCGCTTTGGCTCAGATGCGGTGGCGGCTCATGCCCCGTCTGCACCTTGAAAGCGGTGACGGCTTCCGCACGCGGCCGCGTCGTCTGCGCCCTTGCCGACCGTTGACGATGCCCTAATCCACCATGGCGAATATGTGGCATTGACAGCGGCAGCTCCGAGCGTCCATCACGCCAAGGCGGCGTCGGCCTGCCTCCAACGTAGCCGACCGACGAGAGGCAGagacaaaaaaataaataaatcatacTATCTTTGAATTTGTAAAGTGGTGTGTTCGAGTCAATATAACAAttaatcataattaattttgcaaaattgaatatatttatatattatagaAACAATGCACGCTAATTATTTTCTTCTATTTAATCCTATAATTTATAAGTAGAGGGTAGCAGATATTAGCTCCTTAATTTAGGAGTGAGATTAATACATAACTTATAGAGAGGAGCATTAATTAGCTTCTTAATTTTAGTAGGGGACTAACTCTAAATCTAGACCTTACTATCAAAAGCGATTGACAGTGGAGATTAAATGTTCCCTACACAACTCTTGTCTTTTATATTAGAACTAGTTTtctgcccgtgcgttgcaacgggcgtcaaaaatttgttaaacaaaaaTCTACAGAATTACCACGACCGACAGCCAGAATTGGTGCATGCCATAGACCACATGCTCATACAACTTCAATCTAGTTTCCCAGCCCATACATTTCAATTCCCATCAATAGTAACAGGCAAACAATCAAAACACACCACACAGAAAGTAAGTAGGCCAAACGATAAATGCATGTAAAAAATGGTCTCTTCATACATTCACGGCTCCTGCCACGCGTGCCTAGACCACATGCTCGTGGTATAGCATAGCACCAAATATTCTGAAACATGGTATGGTGCTTAAGTCATCGTCTTCTCTGACAGTGTTGGGTGCAGAGCCTGTACATGGTGAAATCAAGCAGACTGGTGAATTAGGTTAAGATATTTCAGAATGGTCCATCTTTTCAGTACAACCAATTGTAGAACTTGAGCAAGCACTGTTGTCTTCCTTGGATGCTACAGTGAAAAATTTCCAAAGATTTGCTAATTTTGCTTGTGGAGTGTTAAGCTTCATATGATGTCCTTTAGGATTTGTAGACATTGTCACATTATTACATGGAAGATCACCGAGAGCGAGAGCATTATCTGGGCCACGGGAAAGTTGCTGTGGAGTTTTCTCACTCTCTGGCATGACCTTGGTATGAACTCATTTTGTCACTGTGACTGGGAGGCTTGGAGTCCCTACTCCAGCTTGCCTCCGAGGGCTAGGGCGTCTAGTAGTAGTAGGTGGTGTCTTGCCCTTAGTTTTTCCTGAATCTACAGTACCATTTTCCGTGATATATTTGGCAGGTTCAGGAGTTAAAACACACAGATAAATTTTAACAATGAAAAAAATGCACTCTACTGTGACACTAAGCTTACTATTTGATATTATCATTGCCAACACTTCAACTGGTATTTTGACTTACATCAGCTAGTTCTAAGATCACAATATGATGTATTAATGTATATCATTTTGCATGTAATAATTAGACAGGAACATGTAGGGAATCCTCTAGTTTTGTTTGCAACCTTTTTTATGTAATGTACCATGGAAGGGGAAATTTCCAACTCATATCAACCAAGGAAATCTACTTCTGGGTAATCATTGTAGCAAGAAATAAAATCTAATGAGAACTCACAAAAGCCTTGAAGGCGGGTCGATGAGCTGTCATCTCATACATGCAACATCCTATGCAGATGCATACATGTTAAATTAGAAAATTGGAATTAATAAGCAGTCATGTGAATATCTTATATTATAAAGAGAACTGAGTCAGACAATATGAAATACCAAGAGACCATATGTCTGACTTGAATCCATAGGGAATATCTGTTAGCAGCCCTGGGCACATGTAATTTGGTGTTCCAGCGACCTAAAGAAAGCACGGTACTGCCAGTTAGAGTATGAGCATAGAACAAGAATTATGACTTCATATGTTTCCGTGAGATGAACCTGCATGTCTACATGGTTCATGGTAAATATGGGAAGAAATAtaaagggatttttttttctcttttgccaCTGGATCTGAAATTTAATTCCTTTTGTCACTTAGAATTTCCTTTTTGCCCCTAGGGTCTCTCACTGAAATTTTGGGCTCAAAGCCCCAAAGCCCATCCAGTGGCAAAAAAGGAAATGAGGTTCCAGTCGAGTggtaaaaaggaaaataatcCAAATATAAGTGGTACAAGGGATATAGTCATGAATCATGAGTCATGATAAGCTGCATGCTGCCATggttagtgtctttgcttgcacGGTATGAGTGATGCACGGTATGAGTGATTCATAACTTAGTAAATGTTTTTTCCTCAAAACAGGAAAATTTAAGATGAAGCACAATGTTTTGGCGGAAACAAATAGGAAAGTAAGGAAACATGAAGGACGGTCATACCAATGAAATTAGATCATCTTCCTTTAAAGTCTTGGCTAGGCCAAAATCTCCTGCATGCAAAACAGATAATATTTGTAACTTGATAAAACAAAGCATTACAAGATACAAATGTAACATGTCAGCTACAAACTTGCATTATTGTATTTGTTATAAGAAACTAACCAAGGCGTATGTCCTGGTCTTTGGTGAGAAATATGTTGGAGCACTGCAATTATGAGGAAGAAGCATTACCATCTACTGCTATAAAAATTGACAATGATGAATTGATGATGCTCTACCCATTGCAACTTACTTTCAAGTCACGATGCAAGACATAGTTCGAGTGCAAGTAGTCAACAGCTAATACCAACTGACCAAATCATTTCAGAAATATCTGAAGATTATTCAGTGTTATGATCATAGTGTTAGATGTTTTTCTTCCTTCAATCAGACCAACAGAAAAGACAAATCATCCCTGTGGTACAAGAGGAAAGTGAGCCATAATACAATCTATATATGGCAACGAAAAGACTAACCTCCAAAACGCTAAATCACACTCACATATCTCCACCTTCACAATATCTTGTGACGATGCAGACATAGCAACCCTACATAACTCACCTTGTCAACTAAACAAGCTCAGATAGAAGAAATATAGTAAGAACAAGTTCCTAAATTTATAAACCTTTTCAACCCAAGCCTCCTTGAATCAAACAATGTAAGGGTGCTGTCGCTGAGCAATCAGAGTCATCTATAATTTGCATTTTCTCCTATCAAATCCTCAAAGCACACCTAGTGAATCAAGAACAAAACCTAAGAATTTCACATTTCTACCAACCTCTAGATGGGTAGACTTGCGGTAACACTCTGTCTGCCTTGCAAGCCGGATTTACTTCACAACATACCTACAATTAAGACAAGCATACAGTCACCTAATTGAAGGGAGAAAGCCAACTGATGGATGGGTGCTATATTATACTTCTTCTTCTCAATCTTGTGATTAACAAGGATGGCAACACCAAATGCGCCACGACCAATCTGCTCCATGATCTCATACTGATCCATCCGCGACTCCATGAGCCCCAATCCGTAACAGAACTATCACAGGTTTACAACAGCAACTCGCGACAGGTATATGTCAATCTCAAAGAACCCGAACGAATCACATTTATCCAGCCCACCTGCAGCTCAAACACCTTCACATCCTAagcaagctctgcaaacaaagAACCCAAACACCTAATAAGCCAAACAGGCAAGTAGCTTTGATGAAGGCGCACTGGCATCACGTGCAACCCAATCAAATCCACGACATGTGCCTTCACTTAGAAAGGAGAGATGATGTTGCTCTTGCACAGGAAAGTTGTCGAACCACGAGAATCGATGAACTACTCGACGAGAATATATCGCCCAGTTATCCAAAATAGTAGGAGGCAAATTTACAACTGATGTCGTAACAGCACTTCATTTGCACACAGCAAGCACACCGCTCCCACCAACCACAACCCGGCGGAGATAGGGGACCTACCGCGGCGGTCTCCACCTGCATTGGCCAGCGGCCAGAACCGCCGAATGCGGCAGCGACGCTTCTCCTCCAGTTTTGGCAGGAAACACAAAATTTGGGGAGCGCCTGGGGCTTCGGGGAGGCGGCCAGGGGCTCTGGGCAGCTAGATCCGAGCAGTAGCGTCAGGATCTTGGTGGAGGGCGGATGATTTCGGGCACAGTTGGGAGAGTGGCAGGGGTGCGGCGACCATTGCAGATCTCGAGGGCCGACAGGTGGCGTGGAGATCCAGTCTCAGACAACGACTGATCTTGAGAGGCAGCAAGAGGGAGGGCTAAGACGCGGATGTGATCGGGATGCGGGAAGTGGAGGAGGTTGGACTTACTAACGAAGAGGGTGATTTTTCGTCGACGGGCATGGTGATGACGACGTGGCTTGGCAAGATGCATCGAGGAGATGGATGCAGTGTGGTGAGCGAAGGGGTCGAGCGACGCAGGTCGACAGCGGTGGTGGAGGACCGAGACTACAGCGCGGTGGTGACGACGCATCGAGAGGGTAGCGAAGTGGTggagggaggaggtggccgctgCTGCTCGAGGTAGGACCAAGGAGGCGGCAACCAGTGCTGCTGTGGATGGAGGTGGGCGGCGACTTCTTCTGGGCAGGTTGCAGCAGATCCGGACTGCTGCAGCAGGAAGGGCAGGGTTGTGCCGACTGCAGGTTGTGGaagcgcggggggggggggggggtctcgGGGCAGGAAGCAGGACCAAACGGTGGTAGAGTCGACGGCGCGAAAAACCCGGGAGACTGTGGCAGCACGGAAGGCCCGGGAGAGCGGGGGAGCCCGGGCCGCAACGGCgcagggggaggaggtggcgagaAAGGCGCGGAGGAGCGGTTGGGACGTTGCGGGTGTAGGCAGGGGTGCAGGCTCGGTCCCACGTGTCGGCGCACGCGGACGAACGGACGATGGAGGAATCGACAGAGCAATATGCTGAGCGGATGAATACGCCTTACtgcttttttaagtaggagagatagAAGAATAGATAGACAAGCAATAAGAAACTATACTTTCTACCACTAACAGGGCTCTTAGACTATCTTTAAGGGATTTTCGTCaggaatttttgtttttttagcgTTTTAACAATTTTTCTTCACGTTTTTCGTTACGAAAGGGATTTTAAAGGTCATTTTTCTTTCAGAAtgagattctctctcatttcttttTACAAATAATTTCGAAGGAAAACTAttgaagatgaaagaaaataaagagaatgaaaacagaaagaaaaattatgaagtgaacgaaataaagggaatatggttagagatggcCTTATATGACTCATGCCATATGAGCCTTTTTTTAGCTAAACATCCGCATAAATAGTCTATTAGACATGCATATCCTATAATAGTAAGGAGCTAAATAGCTGAGTGTAATATCGGCTGAGTATATGGATCCAAAATCTGAACATGTGATGTTTGACAAAAGAAAGATAATAGCTCAGGCCAGCTGACCTCAACAAAAATGTCGAGCAAAAATGAGTGGTTCCACATAGTCAAATGGCCCGGAGCCATTTTATGTGCGGTCTGCGTGAGTAATATTGCATATGGATATGGGTTACCTTGTAACGAAAAAAAAGATCGGACGGTGTCATTAAAAAGGAAAGGGAAAAATCGGATGGTCAGGGGAGCTTGGGTCGTCCTACCCAAATCGCAACGTGGTGGCACCAAGCCACAGCGTCCCGGTCGGAGTCTGGCTCGGATCTGATAAGTTGCCGAGTCTCCTCACCATTCGAGCACCGCCCGCCCACCGCCAcgctctaaaaccctagatctccctccccccccccccccccccaactccGACGCCGCAGCCGCTTCCTCCGTCACCAGAGGAGGCTACCCGCCATGTACCTCTACAGCCTGACGCTGCAGCGCGCGACGGGGGCGGTGTGCGCCGTCATCGGTAGCTTCAGCGGGCGCGACTCGAAGAAGGCGTCCGCCTCCGTGTCCGCCTCCACGCAGGAGATCGCCGTCGCTCGGGGCAGCACGCTCGACCTCCTCCGCACTGACCCGGAGACCGGCCGCCTCCGCACGCTTCTCTCCGTCGACGTCTTCGGCGTCATCCGCTCGCTGGCGCAGTTCCGCCTCACCGGCGCCACCAAGGACTACCTCGTCGTCGGCTCCGACTCCGGTCGCCTCGTCATCCTCGAGTACTCTCCTGACCGCAACCGCCTCGACAAGGTGCACCAGGAAACCTTCGGCAAATCCGGGTGCCGCCGCATCGTCCCCGGCCAGCTCCTCGCGGTCGACCCCAAGGGCCGCGCGCTCTGCATCGCCGCGCTCGAGAAGCAGAAGCTCGTCTACGTCCTCAACCGGGATGCCGCCGCGCGCCTCACCATCTCGTCCCCGCTCGAGGCGCACAAGTCCAACACGCTCACTTTCTCCCTTGCCGCTCTGGATTGCGGATTCGACAACCCCATCTTCTCCGCCATCGAGCTCGAGTACGCTGAGTCTGACCGCGACCCCACGGGGCAGGCTGCTAACCAGGCGCagaagctcctcaccttctaCGAGCTTGATCTGGGTCTCAACCATGTCTCCCGCAAGGCCTCTGAGCCGATAGATAATGGTGCCAATCTTCTTGTGACTGTCCCTGGTGGAGGTGACGGTCCGAGCGGGGTTCTTGTATGCTGTGACAACTTCGTGCTGTACCGAAACCAGGGGCACCCAGAGATTCGCGCTGTTATTCCACGCCGTGCTGACCTCCCGGCTGAGCGTGGTGTCCTCATCGTTGCTGCTGCTACACACAGACAGAAGagtttattcttcttcttactACAGACTGAGTATGGTGACATCTTCAAGGTCGACCTTGAACATAGTGGTGATACTGTTAGTGAGCTCAGGATCAAGTACTTCGACACCATACCTGTGGCATCGGCTATCTGTGTGCTGCGATCGGGTTTCCTCTTTGCCACTTCTGAGTTTGGCAACCATGCACTTTACCAATTTCGTGATATTGGTCGGGATGCGGATGTCGAGTCCTCGTCAGCAACACTGATGGAAACAGAGGAGGGGTTCCAACCAGTTTTCTTTCAACCAAGGGCACTCAAAAACCTCATCCGCATAGACGAGATTGAGAGCCTCATGCCAGTCATGGATATGCGTATTGCGAATTTATTTGATGAGGAAACACCCCAGGTGTTTACTGCCTGTGGCCGTGGTCCACGCTCCACTCTGCGCATCCTGAGGCCTGGACTTGCCATCAGTGAGATGGCCCGATCAATGCTTCCTGCCGAGCCTATTGCTGTGTGGACTGTCAAGAAGAATATCAATGACATGTTTGATGCCTACATTGTTGTGTCTTTTGCTAATGTTACACTTGTGCTTTCTATTGGTGAGACCATTGAAGAAGTCAGCGACAGCCAGTTCCTGGACACCACACACTCTCTTGCAGTCACACTCCTTGGTGAGGACTCTCTGATGCAGGTCCACCCAAATGGTATAAGGCATATTAGGGAGGATGGCCGTGTCAATGAATGGAGGACTCCTGGAAAGAAAACTATTACAAAGGTTGGATCAAACCGGCTCCAGGTGGTAATCGCCCTCAGTGGTGGAGAGCTCATTTATTTTGAGATGGACATGACAGGTCAACTCATGGAGGTGGAGAAGCAGGACATGTCTGGTGATGTTGCATGCCTGGCCATTGCGCCGGTCCCTGAGGGGAGGCAAAGGTCCAGATTCCTTGCAGTAGGATCCTATGATAACACCATTCGTATCCTCTCCCTGGACCCTGATGACTGCTTACAGCCTCTAAGCGTCCAAAGTGTCTCATCGGCCCCAGAGTCACTCCTGTTCCTGGAGGTCCAGGCATCAGTTGGTGTCGAGGATGGTGCAGAGTATCCCGCCAACCTTTTCCTCAACGCTGGCTTGCAGAATGGTGTCCTTTTCCGGACCAATGTTGACATGGTCACAGGTCAGCTGTCAGACACACGGTCTCGGTTCCTTGGTCTGAGACCTCCAAAGCTGTTCCCCTGTAGTGTTAGCCACCGCCAAGCAATGCTTTGCCTGTCCAGCCGTCCCTGGCTGGGCTATATCCATCAAGGTCACTTCCTCTTGACACCATTGTCCTGCGATACACTTGAATCTGCCGCATCCTTTTCTTCTGATCAGTGCTCAGAAGgtgttgttgctgttgctggaGACGCCCTTCGTATTTTCACCATTGAACGCCTAGGAGAGACTTTCAATGAAACTGCCATCCCACTGCGCTACACTCCAAGGAAGTTTGTGATTCTACCAAAGAAAAAATATCTTGCTGTCATTGAGAGCGATAAGGGTGCATTCAGCGCAGAAGAGCGAGAAGCTGCTAAAAAAGAGTGCCTTGAGGCTTCTGGTGCAGTGGAAAATGGAAATGCGAATAACGGGGATCAGATGGAGAATGGTGATGGTCAAGAATATGGTGCTGAGGAGGGCAGCACATTTCCTGATGAACAGTATGGTTATCCAAAGGCAGAATCGGAGAGGTGGGTTTCCTGCATTAGGATCCTTGATCCAAGGAGTAGGGACACGACTTGTCTGCTGGAATTGCAAGACAATGAGGCAGCTGTCAGTATTTGCACTGTCAATTTCCATGATAAGGAGCACGGTACTCTCCTGGCTGTTGGCACTGCCAAAGGATTGCAGTTCTGGCCAAAGAGGAGCCTCGCTGGTGGGTTCATCCACATATACAAGTTTGTGGATGAAGGGAGGTCACTCGGACTTCTACACAAGACACAAGTGGAGGAAGTACCTCTTGCATTGTGCCAGTTCCAGGGACGGTTACTTGCAGGTGTTGGTTCAGTGCTCAGATTATATGATCTGGGGAAGAGAAAATTGCTCAGGAAATGTGAAAACAAGCTTTTTCCCAGGACAATAGTGTCCATTCATACCTATCGTGATAGGATCTATGTTGGTGATATGCAAGAGGTATCCTCTCAATCTTTGTTCAGTTTTGTTGCTTTCCCCTGTTTGTCAGTTTGTCACATGGATATGTTTTAACTTTTAAGTGTCTAGGTGTAGCCAAGAAGACAAGTTATCAAATATTAACTTATGCGCAACATGATATAGTTGTCAACCTCTAGACCTAGCTATGATGCTCACAGTGAGTTAAAGTATGTGGCATATGTTAATAATAATTAGATTTAGCAAGACAGGATTGATTTGATTTACTAATGTGAGGGTTTGAAGTGGATTGTCTGACATACTTGAGTAAGGTGGAATTGTGGATATAAACCATGTATATTCTAGGGTGTTTTCATTAAATTTTTCTGATTGTTCAGTTTAATTAATAGTATACCGTTTACCAGATTACCCTGGCTTCATTCCTTGAATAtatttctgatatttttttatggTACCATTTCCTTGCAGTCATTTCATTATTGCAAGTACAGACGGGATGAAAACCAACTGTATATCTTCGCTGATGACAGTGTTCCCAGGTGGCTTACAGCAGCACAACAAGTAGATTTTGACACTGTGGCTGGAGCAGATAAGTTTGGGAATATATATTTTGCTCGTCTTCCTCAAGATATCTCGGATGAGATTGAAGAAGACCCAACTGGAGGCAAGATTAAGTGGGAGCAAGGGAAGTTAAATGGTGCCCCTAACAAAGTTGAGGAAATTGTGCAGTTTCACGTTGGTGATGTTGTCACATGTTTGCAGAAGGCCTCTTTAATTCCTGGTGGAGGTGAATGTCTTATTTATGGGACTGTGATGGGCAGTGTGGGAGCACTGTTTGCATTCACCTCCAGGGAAGATGTTGACTTCTTCTCACACTTGGAGATGCATCTCCGTCAGGAGCATCCACCATTATGTGGAAGAGATCACATGGCTTACAGATCTGCTTATTTTCCAGTGAAGGTAAAATGTCTCATCCCTTTTCTTGATATTGTATTTGTGAGCCAGGTGATTTACTCTGATTCTATAATGTCATTATGTCCACTGTGCTACCAATTTTTAATGCACTGTGAAGCCATTGCTGACAAAACCAAAGATCCAGAATCAGATAGAACATGTTCACATTAGTCCATGAAATTTATTTGGTTGTCGTTTCAGCTGAACTGCAGATGCAGTTTGAAATACGCTGTTACTGATGTATCCTGTTCTCTGTCACAGGATGTGATCGATGGTGATCTCTGTGAGCAGTATCCCTCCCTCCCAGCTGATATGCAGAGGAAGATTGCCGATGAGCTTGACAGAACTCCTGGTGAAATCTTGAAGAAGCTAGAAGACATCAGGAACAAAATCATCTAAGCCCACGGCACAGTGTCAAAGAACTAGGTAGTGCAATGCAACTGTCCGGTGGTTGTTGCTGTAAAAATCGCATCTCGTTTGAGCTGTTGTGGCACTTTAAGATGTGATTCAGCATTCAACAAATTCAGAGCAAGCTCTTTGGGTCAGGTGGAGAGGTGTTAATCCCTTGTGATGTGATTTGTACAATCCTTCCTTGCTGATGTTAACAGGTCCAGTCTGCGTTTTAGAGCAAAGCAAAGCACAGATTTCGTTACTGCACCATAATGGTTTTTTGTATCTCTTAGAGCAGACTCAGCTGATGTCTACACTGTTTGTCACTTGGCTTGATGTAGGCGCCGCGGTAGGCGGTGGCTACTTTCCTATTGTACCATAGCATTTTTTTCAAAGTGCTAGATGCCTCGGTGTTACTCCTTTCAGATCGTGTTGCTGATGGAATTCCTTACTGCTACATCTGCTAAGGTCTTGCATGACATTCAGAACATTTATTCACATTTTATATCGGTCGAGAAGTGAATAGCGCAAATCTAGTCAATTTCACTAGAATTTTTTAGAAAGGTAAAACAGTTAGCTGACGGAGAATGGACGTTGCTAGCGTTTGCATGTTCGATCTGGGTACAGTATCAGACGATTTCCAGCTGTTAGATTAAAGGGAGTAAGATAGTCAGTAGCTTTTCGATCAAAATGATTTTCCTGGATGCCAGTAAGACTAATTAGTGGGCTGCACTTTCGATCTATGTCTCTTCATCTTTATTTCTTCATgtgctctctctcctccctcgtTGCTAGTTGCTGCTGGATCTGACGGTTTTGAGCTGTGTTGCCTCCGGATCCGGCGGTCTTCAGCCGTATAGCTTTCAGATCTGGCGATGCAAGTGCTCCTCTCAAACCACACTATTATGGAGGACACCATCGCGCCGAACCAGATCGATGCTGCCATTTGTCGTCGTCCTCTTCATCGACCAAGAGCCAACGCTTTTTCTGAAGACGCCGCCACTGGACCTCCATGCAATACCACGTTGCCATCCACCTCGTAGATGTGGCCGCGTACACGCAGAAGAAAAACTGGAGTCAGAAGCCACTCTCATTAGCCGAATGTGAGCTAGGCAATGCAACATCGAAAGTTAATTAATACagcataaaaaaagaaacaatgcAACATCGAATAATAGTTagtgcaacataaaaaaaaaagattattgCAACATCAAAAGGTATTTACTGCAACATCAAAAAGAAATCGATGCAATATTAAAAAAGACAGCTGCAATATCAAAAAGTATTCACTGCAACATCAAAAATGAATTTATACAACATTCTAAACTAAGGACTGCAACATCATGTACAAAATGAATCTCTACAACAAATTAAATTGAAGGACTACAACATTCTTATCACAAAGGTGTAGAAGAAGACGACTGCCATAGAAAGGTGTTTTGCCATAGAAAGGAGAGATCGTCGCTGCCACACTTGTTGAGGTGCTCAGAGTAGGAGAAGTCACAGCTGCCGCTGGAGGAGTCACCGTCGTCACACTTGTTGAATGGCGCGGACAACGCTGGGGTCGCTGAGCTCCCAGTCTCGCTCCCCCCGCCTCGTCACACTTGACCCTATTGCTCACCTCGCATTGGGCCATTAGATCCACTACCACGAGCTTGATTCACAAAGCTCAAGTTGGTCCGCCGAATGAGCTAGCCGATGGACGTAGTGCTGCTGTCAAATATGAGCCAATttgaagagaggagagggatgaGATGAAAGGAGGGGAGCTAGATTGAGCTGTGGGGAGCTGGATCTGGAAGTGGAGCAGTGGCTAAGGAGTGGCGCGGCAGGAGGTCGGATCAAGTGAGGGGAGTGGCAGAGGAGGCGAGGCGAAGGTGATTAGAGCAAAGTGACGGGTGGGGCCGTGGGGGCGACACGACCGATGTTAATAATTGAGGGTGGGCTGGGCTAATTATCGATGATAGGCTGCGGGCTGAGTGGGTTGTTTGATACGTCGAACGCCCGAACATTATCATTTCCATCTTCAGATTGGCTCATATTTGACAGCAGCACTATGTTCATCGGCTAGCTCGTTCGGCGGACCAGCTCGAGCTTTGTGGATCAAGCTCGTGGTAGTGGATCTAGTGTGCCAATACGAGGTGAGCCATAGGGTCAGAGGTGACGAGGCGGGGAGGGGGAGCGAGGTTGTGAGCTCGGTGGCCCCGGCGTCGTCCGCGCCATTCAATGAGTGTGGCAATGGTGACTCCTCTAACGGCAGCTGTGACTCCGCTTGCTCTGAGCACCTCAGCGAGTGTGGCAGTGACGACCTCTCCTTTATATGGCAAAACACCTTTATGTGGCAATCATCTTCTCCTACCCCT
Coding sequences:
- the LOC133918330 gene encoding spliceosome-associated protein 130 A-like; translated protein: MYLYSLTLQRATGAVCAVIGSFSGRDSKKASASVSASTQEIAVARGSTLDLLRTDPETGRLRTLLSVDVFGVIRSLAQFRLTGATKDYLVVGSDSGRLVILEYSPDRNRLDKVHQETFGKSGCRRIVPGQLLAVDPKGRALCIAALEKQKLVYVLNRDAAARLTISSPLEAHKSNTLTFSLAALDCGFDNPIFSAIELEYAESDRDPTGQAANQAQKLLTFYELDLGLNHVSRKASEPIDNGANLLVTVPGGGDGPSGVLVCCDNFVLYRNQGHPEIRAVIPRRADLPAERGVLIVAAATHRQKSLFFFLLQTEYGDIFKVDLEHSGDTVSELRIKYFDTIPVASAICVLRSGFLFATSEFGNHALYQFRDIGRDADVESSSATLMETEEGFQPVFFQPRALKNLIRIDEIESLMPVMDMRIANLFDEETPQVFTACGRGPRSTLRILRPGLAISEMARSMLPAEPIAVWTVKKNINDMFDAYIVVSFANVTLVLSIGETIEEVSDSQFLDTTHSLAVTLLGEDSLMQVHPNGIRHIREDGRVNEWRTPGKKTITKVGSNRLQVVIALSGGELIYFEMDMTGQLMEVEKQDMSGDVACLAIAPVPEGRQRSRFLAVGSYDNTIRILSLDPDDCLQPLSVQSVSSAPESLLFLEVQASVGVEDGAEYPANLFLNAGLQNGVLFRTNVDMVTGQLSDTRSRFLGLRPPKLFPCSVSHRQAMLCLSSRPWLGYIHQGHFLLTPLSCDTLESAASFSSDQCSEGVVAVAGDALRIFTIERLGETFNETAIPLRYTPRKFVILPKKKYLAVIESDKGAFSAEEREAAKKECLEASGAVENGNANNGDQMENGDGQEYGAEEGSTFPDEQYGYPKAESERWVSCIRILDPRSRDTTCLLELQDNEAAVSICTVNFHDKEHGTLLAVGTAKGLQFWPKRSLAGGFIHIYKFVDEGRSLGLLHKTQVEEVPLALCQFQGRLLAGVGSVLRLYDLGKRKLLRKCENKLFPRTIVSIHTYRDRIYVGDMQESFHYCKYRRDENQLYIFADDSVPRWLTAAQQVDFDTVAGADKFGNIYFARLPQDISDEIEEDPTGGKIKWEQGKLNGAPNKVEEIVQFHVGDVVTCLQKASLIPGGGECLIYGTVMGSVGALFAFTSREDVDFFSHLEMHLRQEHPPLCGRDHMAYRSAYFPVKDVIDGDLCEQYPSLPADMQRKIADELDRTPGEILKKLEDIRNKII